A genomic window from Xenorhabdus cabanillasii includes:
- the rlmB gene encoding 23S rRNA (guanosine(2251)-2'-O)-methyltransferase RlmB, with translation MSEIIYGIHAVKALLERDPQRFMEVYVLKGREDRRLTPLLQELENIGISVQLANRQWLDAQTENAVHQGIIAKVKPGRQYQENDLPDLLAQWERPFLLVLDGVTDPHNLGACLRTADAAGVDAVIVPRDRSAQLNATAKKVACGAAESIPLICVTNLARTLRLLQENNVWIVGTAGEATHSLYQSKLTGPMALVMGAEGEGMRRLTREHCDELISIPMAGSVSSLNVSVATGICLFEIVRQRSAQ, from the coding sequence ATGAGTGAAATTATCTACGGTATTCATGCCGTTAAAGCCTTATTGGAACGTGATCCACAGCGTTTTATGGAAGTTTATGTATTGAAAGGGCGCGAAGATCGCCGCTTAACTCCGCTGTTACAGGAATTGGAAAATATCGGTATTTCAGTTCAACTGGCTAACCGTCAATGGTTGGATGCACAGACAGAAAACGCGGTACACCAGGGTATTATTGCTAAGGTTAAGCCTGGACGACAATATCAGGAAAATGACTTACCTGATCTGTTAGCTCAATGGGAGCGTCCTTTCTTGTTGGTGCTGGATGGTGTCACCGATCCGCATAATTTGGGAGCTTGCCTGCGGACTGCCGATGCGGCAGGAGTCGATGCAGTCATTGTCCCTCGTGATCGTTCCGCGCAGTTGAATGCAACCGCGAAAAAAGTTGCCTGTGGTGCGGCAGAAAGCATTCCGCTGATCTGTGTCACGAACCTTGCCCGTACTCTGCGTTTACTACAAGAAAATAATGTTTGGATTGTAGGAACTGCGGGGGAAGCTACGCATTCTTTGTATCAAAGCAAACTGACAGGCCCGATGGCTCTGGTTATGGGGGCTGAGGGTGAAGGTATGCGTCGATTGACCCGTGAACATTGCGATGAACTGATTAGCATTCCGATGGCGGGTTCTGTCTCTTCCCTGAATGTATCGGTGGCAACAGGAATCTGCCTGTTTGAAATTGTGCGCCAAAGAAGCGCCCAATAG
- the rpsF gene encoding 30S ribosomal protein S6 — protein sequence MRHYEIVFMVHPDQSEQVPGMIERYSATITNAQGQIHRLEDWGRRQLAYPINKLHKAHYVLMNVEAPQEAIDELETNFRFNDAVIRSMVMRVKHAITEPSPMVKAKDERRSRDLVLEEDLVDDVDEAGDSEE from the coding sequence ATGCGTCATTACGAAATCGTTTTTATGGTCCATCCTGACCAAAGCGAACAGGTTCCGGGCATGATCGAGCGTTACAGTGCGACTATCACTAACGCGCAAGGTCAGATTCACCGTCTGGAAGACTGGGGCCGTCGTCAACTGGCTTATCCAATCAACAAACTGCACAAGGCTCACTACGTTCTGATGAACGTTGAAGCGCCACAAGAAGCGATTGATGAGCTGGAAACTAACTTCCGCTTCAACGATGCCGTTATCCGCAGCATGGTTATGCGTGTTAAGCACGCAATAACTGAACCATCACCAATGGTTAAGGCTAAAGACGAACGTCGCAGCCGTGACCTGGTCTTGGAAGAAGACCTGGTTGATGATGTTGATGAAGCTGGGGATTCTGAAGAGTAA
- the priB gene encoding primosomal replication protein N → MTTNRLVLSGTVCKAPIRKVSPSGIPHCQFVLEHRSQQQEAGLNRQSWCRMPVIASGQLLQEYTHSITVGSRITVSGFINSHHGRNGLNKLVLHAEQIELIDSGD, encoded by the coding sequence GTGACAACCAATCGTTTGGTGCTTTCCGGCACAGTGTGCAAAGCACCGATACGAAAAGTCAGTCCATCCGGTATTCCGCATTGCCAGTTTGTGCTTGAACACCGTTCACAGCAACAGGAAGCCGGATTAAACAGGCAATCATGGTGCAGAATGCCCGTTATTGCCAGTGGACAGTTGTTACAGGAATATACTCACAGTATAACGGTCGGTAGCCGAATAACCGTTTCAGGATTCATTAACTCCCACCATGGGCGCAATGGTCTTAACAAACTGGTTCTTCATGCCGAGCAGATTGAATTGATAGATTCTGGAGACTAG
- the rpsR gene encoding 30S ribosomal protein S18, with product MARYFRRRKFCRFTAEGVQEIDYKDIATLKNYITESGKIVPSRITGTRAKYQRQLARAIKRARYLSLLPYTDRHQ from the coding sequence ATGGCACGTTATTTCCGTCGTCGCAAGTTCTGCCGTTTCACAGCGGAAGGCGTACAAGAGATTGATTATAAAGACATCGCTACGCTGAAAAACTACATTACCGAAAGTGGTAAAATTGTACCTAGCCGCATCACCGGCACTCGTGCAAAATATCAGCGCCAGCTCGCTCGTGCTATCAAGCGTGCGCGCTACCTGTCTTTGTTGCCTTACACTGATCGTCATCAGTAA
- the rplI gene encoding 50S ribosomal protein L9, producing MQVILLDKVANLGSLGDQVSVKAGYARNFLVPQGKAVPATKKNIEFFEARRAELEAKLADILAAAQARAEQINALGSVTIASKAGDEGKLFGSIGTRDIADAVTAAGVAVSKSEVRLPNGVLRTVGEHEVHFQVHSDVFAQLNVNIVPEA from the coding sequence ATGCAAGTTATTCTGCTTGATAAAGTAGCAAACCTGGGTAGCCTGGGTGACCAAGTTAGCGTTAAAGCGGGTTATGCCCGTAACTTTTTAGTTCCACAGGGCAAAGCTGTTCCTGCAACTAAGAAAAACATCGAGTTCTTCGAAGCTCGCCGTGCTGAACTGGAAGCTAAACTGGCTGACATTTTGGCAGCAGCACAAGCTCGTGCAGAGCAAATCAACGCACTGGGTTCTGTCACTATCGCTTCTAAAGCGGGTGACGAAGGTAAATTGTTCGGTTCTATCGGTACTCGTGACATCGCTGACGCAGTTACTGCGGCTGGTGTTGCTGTATCTAAGAGCGAAGTTCGCCTGCCTAACGGCGTTCTGCGTACTGTTGGTGAGCACGAAGTTCACTTCCAGGTACACAGCGATGTATTCGCACAGTTGAACGTTAACATCGTTCCAGAAGCTTAA
- a CDS encoding peptidylprolyl isomerase, whose amino-acid sequence MTKPSFESIEARASYGIGLQVGQQLQESGLQGLEPEALLAGLCDALEDRTPVLPVEELHRALREVHERADSVRRERQQSMAEEGKKFLAENAQREGINSTESGLQFSVLTQGDGTIPARSDRVRVHYTGRLIDGTVFDSSVQRGTPAEFPVSGVIPGWIEALTLMPVGSKWELYIPHNLAYGERGAGASIPPYSTLIFEVELLEIL is encoded by the coding sequence ATGACAAAACCTTCTTTTGAATCTATTGAGGCGCGGGCAAGCTACGGTATTGGTTTGCAGGTTGGACAACAATTGCAGGAATCTGGTTTGCAGGGATTAGAGCCAGAAGCTCTGCTGGCAGGTTTGTGTGATGCATTGGAAGACCGTACTCCGGTTCTTCCTGTGGAAGAACTGCATCGTGCTCTGCGTGAAGTACATGAACGTGCTGATAGCGTTCGTCGTGAACGCCAGCAGTCGATGGCAGAAGAAGGCAAAAAGTTCCTGGCAGAAAATGCACAGCGTGAAGGTATAAATAGCACAGAATCTGGTTTGCAATTCTCTGTTCTGACTCAGGGTGATGGCACAATCCCTGCCCGCAGTGATCGTGTCCGTGTTCACTATACCGGTCGCCTGATTGATGGCACTGTGTTTGATAGCTCTGTACAGCGTGGAACACCAGCAGAATTCCCTGTCAGCGGTGTGATCCCAGGTTGGATTGAAGCGCTGACTCTGATGCCTGTTGGTTCCAAGTGGGAGCTCTATATTCCGCATAATCTGGCTTATGGTGAACGTGGTGCCGGTGCTTCCATTCCTCCTTACAGTACATTGATATTTGAAGTCGAACTACTTGAGATTCTGTAA
- the cysQ gene encoding 3'(2'),5'-bisphosphate nucleotidase CysQ, which yields MLQQICQLAREAGKAIMAVYHDEQPLQVKHKTDDSPVTAADFAAHKIIKAGLMRISPDIPLLSEEEPPTWDERKNWQRYWLVDPLDGTKEFINRNGEFTVNIALIEDGVPVMGVVYVPARDVLYSGQERQAWKETNGQKFPIKVAAAMPPTVVVSRSHMDDELNDYLTQLGTHRTLSVGSSLKFCMVAEGKAQLYPRFGPTNIWDTAAGHAVAIAAGAHVTDWAGKTLSYVPRESFLNPGFRVTIF from the coding sequence ATGTTACAACAGATCTGCCAATTGGCACGGGAAGCAGGAAAAGCAATCATGGCGGTTTATCATGATGAGCAACCGTTACAAGTAAAACATAAAACGGATGATTCACCTGTTACCGCGGCGGATTTTGCCGCCCACAAGATCATTAAAGCGGGTTTGATGCGTATTTCGCCTGATATTCCGTTGCTGTCAGAAGAAGAGCCACCAACATGGGATGAACGGAAAAACTGGCAGCGTTATTGGCTGGTGGATCCGCTGGATGGAACGAAAGAGTTTATTAACCGAAATGGTGAATTTACCGTTAATATTGCATTGATTGAAGATGGTGTACCTGTAATGGGGGTGGTTTATGTTCCCGCACGTGATGTTCTTTATTCAGGGCAGGAACGTCAGGCGTGGAAAGAAACGAATGGGCAGAAATTTCCCATTAAAGTTGCTGCTGCAATGCCACCCACCGTTGTAGTTAGTCGTTCGCATATGGATGATGAACTGAACGATTATCTTACTCAATTAGGTACGCATCGGACATTGTCAGTCGGATCTTCACTTAAATTTTGTATGGTTGCTGAAGGAAAAGCACAGCTTTATCCTCGCTTCGGGCCAACGAATATTTGGGATACTGCTGCTGGTCATGCTGTTGCAATCGCCGCGGGTGCACATGTAACAGATTGGGCAGGTAAAACACTAAGTTATGTACCGCGTGAATCTTTTTTGAATCCGGGGTTCAGAGTGACGATTTTTTAA
- a CDS encoding YtfJ family protein translates to MLKNIMLPLILGLASISAFAHNITVEKPVPTVIVTDKGELLLNDNKFSYQKWSSAELPGKVRTIQHIAGRSSAKKMNDPLIQALKAADLPKDQYQTTSIVNTDDAIFGTSAFVRSSLEDSKKEFPWSQFIVDSNGVVKKAWGLEPKSSAIIVLDKNGNVKFVKDGKLSHEEIVYVLSLIKEELKN, encoded by the coding sequence ATGCTAAAAAACATAATGTTACCTTTAATATTGGGCTTAGCTTCAATATCTGCGTTTGCCCACAATATTACTGTCGAAAAACCCGTCCCTACTGTCATCGTAACAGATAAAGGTGAACTACTTCTCAATGACAATAAGTTTAGCTATCAGAAATGGAGCAGTGCAGAACTTCCAGGGAAAGTAAGAACTATCCAGCATATTGCCGGGCGCAGCTCAGCCAAAAAGATGAATGATCCCCTCATTCAGGCCTTGAAAGCGGCTGACCTCCCGAAGGATCAATATCAAACCACCAGTATTGTCAATACCGATGATGCTATTTTTGGCACCAGTGCTTTCGTCCGCAGCAGCCTTGAAGATAGTAAAAAAGAGTTTCCATGGTCACAATTTATTGTTGATAGTAATGGTGTTGTCAAAAAAGCATGGGGGCTGGAACCCAAAAGTTCAGCAATCATTGTGCTGGATAAGAATGGTAATGTGAAATTTGTCAAAGATGGCAAATTAAGTCATGAAGAGATCGTATACGTTCTTTCTTTAATCAAAGAAGAACTGAAAAATTAA
- a CDS encoding DUF1107 domain-containing protein: protein MKIFRHYNPLKIALYVKTLFRGRLYIKDMGAFEFNYGKILPPRIKDKRHFHVMSEVNQHVLLLQAEMG, encoded by the coding sequence ATGAAAATCTTTCGCCACTATAATCCACTAAAAATTGCTCTCTACGTAAAAACCCTATTCCGTGGGCGGTTGTATATTAAGGATATGGGTGCTTTTGAATTTAATTATGGGAAAATTTTACCTCCAAGGATAAAAGATAAACGTCATTTCCATGTAATGAGTGAAGTTAACCAGCACGTGTTGCTTCTACAGGCTGAAATGGGATAG
- a CDS encoding hemolysin family protein, translating into MLNSLLVILLLCAISAFFSLSEISLAASRRIKLKLMANEGNINAAHVLKLQETPGMFFTVVQIGLNAVAILAGVVGESAFSPAIKSLLLKFMPYEWAEQLGFICSFTIVTSFFILLADLTPKRLGMIKPEAVAIRIVNPMRFCLAVCRPLVWLFNGLADCIFKIFKIPMARNEDITSDDIYAVVEAGAVAGVLRKQEHELIENVFELESRTVPSAMTSRESVVYFDKNEDENSIKEKISTHPHSKFLVCDGDIDHVLGYVDSKDLLNRVLSGQSLSLKNGVQIRNALMIPDTLSLSDTLESFKAAGEDFAIILNEYALVMGVITLNDVMTTLMGDLISQGQEEQIVVRDENSWLVEGGTPIEDVLRVLDIDDFPDSSNYETIAGFMMFRLRKIPKRTDYVKFAGYKFEVVDIDNYKIDQLLVTKIVDTPSPSSSGPAEQAVSE; encoded by the coding sequence ATGTTAAACAGTTTATTAGTCATACTTTTGCTTTGTGCGATTAGCGCATTTTTTTCGTTATCTGAAATTTCTCTCGCCGCTTCAAGAAGAATCAAATTAAAACTGATGGCTAACGAGGGAAATATCAATGCAGCTCATGTTCTCAAATTACAAGAGACGCCGGGCATGTTTTTTACTGTCGTACAGATTGGCCTGAATGCAGTAGCCATCCTCGCAGGTGTTGTCGGTGAATCCGCCTTTTCTCCTGCCATTAAATCATTACTGCTCAAATTTATGCCTTATGAATGGGCAGAACAACTTGGTTTTATTTGTTCTTTCACTATCGTAACCAGTTTCTTTATTTTACTTGCTGATTTGACCCCTAAACGTCTTGGAATGATTAAACCCGAAGCTGTTGCAATCAGGATTGTTAATCCAATGCGTTTTTGTTTAGCAGTATGTCGTCCATTAGTCTGGTTGTTCAACGGGCTCGCTGACTGCATATTCAAAATCTTCAAAATCCCGATGGCACGCAATGAAGATATCACCTCTGATGATATTTATGCTGTGGTTGAAGCGGGGGCCGTCGCTGGAGTATTACGTAAACAAGAACATGAGTTGATCGAAAATGTTTTCGAACTGGAGTCCCGTACTGTTCCTTCTGCCATGACGTCCCGTGAAAGCGTGGTTTATTTTGACAAAAATGAAGACGAAAACAGTATCAAAGAAAAGATCTCTACCCATCCACACTCAAAGTTCCTCGTCTGCGACGGTGATATTGATCATGTTCTTGGTTATGTAGACTCCAAAGATTTACTCAACCGCGTTCTGAGTGGGCAGAGCCTCAGCTTAAAAAATGGTGTTCAAATCCGTAATGCTCTGATGATCCCTGACACTCTCTCGCTGTCTGACACTCTGGAAAGTTTCAAAGCTGCCGGCGAGGATTTTGCCATCATTCTCAATGAGTACGCACTGGTGATGGGTGTGATAACTTTGAATGACGTCATGACGACTTTAATGGGAGATCTGATTAGTCAGGGGCAGGAAGAACAGATTGTTGTCCGCGATGAAAATTCATGGTTAGTAGAAGGTGGCACGCCTATTGAGGATGTACTGCGGGTTCTGGATATCGATGATTTCCCGGATTCCAGCAATTATGAAACGATTGCCGGGTTTATGATGTTCCGTTTGCGGAAGATCCCAAAACGCACAGATTATGTGAAATTTGCAGGTTACAAATTTGAAGTAGTAGATATTGATAACTACAAAATTGATCAATTACTGGTAACCAAAATTGTGGATACGCCATCGCCTTCCAGTTCAGGCCCTGCTGAGCAGGCAGTATCTGAGTAA
- the msrA gene encoding peptide-methionine (S)-S-oxide reductase MsrA, with translation MPNSANESQHVSEQNALPGREIPLTVSPYHYVTQHAINNIPDNLEIAYVGMGCFWGVERLFWQQEGVYTTSVGYSGGTTPNPTYEEVCSGLTGHTEIVRIVFDPTKITYEQLLTLFWENHDPAQGMRQQGDIGTQYRSALYTVSPEQHAQALSSREQYQQAMDDNNDQRTITTEIREAGPFYFAEDYHQQYLMKNPEGYCGLGGTGICFPPTPRN, from the coding sequence TTGCCAAATTCAGCCAACGAAAGCCAACATGTTTCTGAACAGAATGCATTACCAGGCCGAGAAATACCATTAACTGTATCACCCTATCATTACGTTACACAGCATGCGATAAATAACATACCTGATAATCTGGAAATTGCTTATGTAGGCATGGGATGCTTCTGGGGTGTCGAACGTCTTTTCTGGCAGCAGGAAGGCGTGTATACCACATCTGTTGGTTACAGTGGAGGCACCACTCCAAATCCGACCTATGAGGAAGTCTGTTCAGGGTTAACCGGACATACCGAAATCGTCAGAATTGTATTTGACCCGACCAAAATCACCTATGAGCAATTATTAACGTTGTTCTGGGAAAACCACGATCCTGCACAAGGCATGCGTCAACAAGGTGATATCGGTACACAATATCGCTCAGCCCTTTACACGGTTTCTCCTGAACAACATGCGCAGGCACTCTCCAGTCGCGAGCAATACCAGCAAGCAATGGATGATAATAACGATCAGCGTACAATTACCACAGAGATCCGTGAAGCCGGGCCATTCTATTTTGCAGAAGATTATCACCAGCAATATCTGATGAAAAATCCCGAAGGATATTGTGGATTAGGTGGCACAGGCATCTGTTTTCCACCTACGCCCAGAAACTAG
- the tamB gene encoding autotransporter assembly complex protein TamB, giving the protein MRWAKRLSIAFLLIVGLLLITITGLVGTRTGLHFMINSATRLVPGLEIADISGGWRNLTLQGIKYKMPGVDVNADKIHLSLRLSCLKHSHVCVSALTTEGISVLVNTTELPPSESPSESKPLTELQTPYPISLDLLSLKNTYIKVDDTVIDLDEFKAGAQWQEKHLTLKPIQVNKLLVALPKTPPEHITQKTQQKADPEKSLGEVLKALFSKPLLAELPNVPVPLDITVENIHGRQLRLTGDTAITLNDLKLQASNQGQQVDIKTFSVSTPEGSLAIQGTAKLSEQWPVNLSVKGNTKLDELNGQQVEAKLNGSLLQQLNLALNLSGPVNANLDAQVELAKAGLPVRLTLAGKRLQWPLTGKSEYQLNNVKLRLNGKASGYDLSLRSDIKGEELPPALLVLDAKGNEELLRLTRLRLSALQGHAALTGVVDWSKAISWNALLTLNDIDTAKQWPEWPAKIDGKVAVRGSLYGGSWQLQLPEISLDGYIKQNTIKAHGKVSGNAAGQWDIPQFNFIFGRNTLDIKGYLTDEKWNLDGDINAPRLNGLLPGLSGVVVGDVKLRGNMKAPQVVADLNAHGVGWQNMLKVDSAVIKGNVRSADQIGGQLSVVIRQLKQSDLIISNLMLNAKGTEKQHDLQLQVDGNPVSGKLALNGSFDRKQERWKGNINNTYFETPVGEWHLSKAIAIDYQNLQQKVIVGTHCWLNPNAQLCIPRPIEAGTSGQADIVFERFDLAMIQPFLDKTTQLKGVFSGSANVKWTAGHQLPQANVILQGNGVQIRQVVEGTTLPVDFETLTLNAGLTNGKADLSWLFKLADNGQLNGHVQVDDLEGRRKLAGSVDIQSLSLKLMKPILNKGEKAEGNLNANLRLGGNAKNPLLFGMLKADVFQVSSHWLPFDINQSQVAVHFDGVRSDLEGVIKTPQGQLNLHGNADWRNLDAWYARVTAYGEKLRVTVPPMVKIDVRPDLVFEATPQLLKLNGNVDIPWARITVQELPESAVDVSPDEVMLDKNLQPVEKKKSSILIQSNLNIHVGDDVRLSAFGLNAQLKGDLKVIQDQQGFGLNGQIDIPDGRFRAYGQDLQVRKGIILFSGPPDQPMLNIEAIRNPESTANDVIAGVKVMGLADKPKIEIFSEPVKSQEEALSYLLRGEGLEKGGADSSQMTSMLIGLGIAQSGRLVGKIGETFGVSDLALDTQGIGNKSQVVVSGKITNNLQVKYGVGIFDSLATLTLRYRVMPRLYLEAVSGIDQALDLLYEFEF; this is encoded by the coding sequence ATGAGGTGGGCAAAAAGGCTTAGCATTGCTTTCCTGTTGATTGTTGGCCTGTTGTTGATAACGATTACGGGCTTAGTTGGTACACGAACCGGCCTGCATTTTATGATTAACAGTGCAACACGCTTAGTTCCAGGGCTGGAGATAGCAGATATCAGTGGCGGTTGGCGCAATTTAACATTACAAGGTATCAAATATAAGATGCCGGGTGTGGATGTTAATGCTGACAAAATACATCTTTCGTTGCGACTCTCTTGTTTGAAACACAGTCATGTTTGTGTCAGTGCTCTGACGACGGAGGGGATCTCTGTTTTGGTCAATACGACAGAACTTCCGCCATCAGAAAGCCCGTCAGAATCAAAGCCATTAACTGAACTGCAAACACCGTATCCTATTTCGTTGGATCTGCTTTCTTTAAAGAATACCTATATCAAAGTAGATGATACAGTCATAGATTTAGACGAGTTCAAAGCGGGTGCTCAGTGGCAGGAAAAACATCTGACGCTAAAACCCATACAAGTCAATAAGCTATTGGTTGCATTGCCGAAAACACCTCCTGAACATATTACACAGAAAACTCAGCAGAAAGCTGACCCAGAAAAATCATTGGGAGAGGTTTTAAAAGCACTGTTTTCTAAACCACTATTGGCTGAATTGCCTAATGTTCCTGTTCCCCTTGATATTACGGTAGAAAATATTCACGGCCGCCAGCTTCGTTTGACGGGAGATACCGCTATCACTCTCAATGATTTGAAACTGCAAGCCAGTAATCAGGGGCAGCAGGTAGATATCAAAACCTTTAGCGTCAGTACACCGGAAGGCTCTCTTGCGATACAGGGAACGGCAAAACTGTCCGAACAGTGGCCAGTCAATTTGTCAGTTAAGGGTAATACCAAGCTGGATGAACTGAACGGGCAACAGGTTGAGGCAAAACTGAACGGATCTTTATTACAGCAGCTTAATCTGGCATTGAATCTTTCAGGGCCAGTGAATGCGAATTTGGATGCTCAGGTCGAACTAGCTAAAGCGGGCCTGCCTGTACGACTGACATTGGCAGGTAAACGGTTACAATGGCCATTGACGGGTAAATCTGAATATCAGCTAAATAATGTCAAATTACGTCTGAATGGTAAGGCCAGTGGTTATGATCTTTCCCTGCGTTCTGATATTAAGGGTGAAGAACTTCCACCGGCATTATTGGTACTGGATGCAAAGGGAAATGAAGAACTACTCAGATTAACTCGATTACGTCTATCTGCATTGCAGGGGCATGCGGCTCTCACTGGTGTAGTTGACTGGAGCAAAGCTATCAGCTGGAATGCGCTGTTGACGCTTAATGATATTGATACTGCTAAACAGTGGCCGGAATGGCCTGCCAAAATAGATGGCAAGGTGGCAGTACGTGGCAGTTTATATGGTGGCAGTTGGCAGCTCCAACTTCCTGAAATATCCCTTGATGGTTATATAAAACAGAATACCATCAAAGCACATGGCAAAGTTTCCGGTAATGCGGCCGGACAATGGGATATTCCCCAATTTAATTTCATTTTTGGACGTAACACGCTCGATATTAAAGGGTATCTTACCGATGAAAAATGGAATTTGGATGGTGATATCAATGCTCCACGATTAAATGGTTTGCTGCCGGGATTGTCCGGAGTGGTTGTCGGTGATGTGAAGCTGCGTGGCAACATGAAAGCACCGCAAGTTGTGGCAGATTTAAATGCACATGGTGTGGGCTGGCAGAATATGCTGAAGGTGGATAGTGCGGTTATTAAAGGAAATGTGCGTTCTGCCGACCAGATTGGAGGGCAATTATCGGTTGTTATTCGTCAATTGAAGCAGTCGGATCTGATCATCAGTAACTTGATGCTCAATGCCAAAGGAACAGAAAAACAGCATGACTTACAATTGCAGGTGGATGGGAATCCCGTATCAGGTAAGCTGGCGCTCAATGGTAGTTTTGACCGTAAACAAGAACGCTGGAAAGGCAATATCAACAATACCTACTTTGAGACTCCGGTTGGTGAGTGGCACTTAAGTAAGGCGATCGCTATTGATTATCAGAACTTACAGCAAAAAGTGATCGTTGGTACTCATTGTTGGTTGAATCCGAATGCTCAACTTTGTATTCCGAGACCGATTGAAGCTGGCACCAGTGGGCAGGCTGATATAGTGTTTGAGCGTTTTGATCTTGCCATGATCCAGCCATTCCTGGATAAAACAACCCAACTTAAAGGCGTATTTAGTGGGAGTGCCAATGTCAAATGGACAGCAGGGCATCAACTACCACAAGCGAACGTAATTCTGCAAGGAAACGGCGTCCAAATTCGGCAGGTTGTGGAGGGCACCACGTTACCTGTTGATTTTGAGACATTGACGTTGAATGCTGGTTTGACAAATGGTAAGGCGGATTTATCGTGGTTATTTAAGCTGGCAGATAATGGACAACTAAATGGTCATGTTCAAGTTGATGATTTAGAAGGCCGTCGTAAATTAGCAGGTAGTGTAGATATCCAGTCTCTTTCTCTGAAGTTGATGAAACCGATTCTGAATAAAGGTGAAAAAGCTGAAGGGAATTTAAATGCGAACTTGCGCCTTGGTGGTAATGCTAAGAATCCGTTGTTATTTGGCATGTTGAAAGCAGATGTTTTTCAGGTCAGTAGCCACTGGTTGCCATTTGATATCAACCAAAGTCAGGTAGCGGTTCATTTTGATGGTGTCCGTTCCGATCTGGAAGGTGTGATCAAAACTCCGCAAGGGCAACTTAATCTTCATGGTAATGCAGACTGGCGCAATCTGGACGCATGGTATGCCAGAGTGACAGCGTATGGTGAAAAACTGCGTGTGACAGTACCACCAATGGTAAAAATTGATGTGCGTCCTGATCTGGTTTTTGAAGCGACGCCTCAATTATTAAAACTCAATGGCAATGTGGATATTCCGTGGGCACGCATTACGGTACAGGAATTACCGGAATCTGCGGTGGATGTTTCTCCTGACGAAGTGATGCTGGATAAAAATCTACAGCCGGTAGAAAAGAAAAAATCTTCCATCTTGATCCAAAGTAATTTAAATATTCACGTAGGTGATGATGTCCGCTTAAGTGCATTTGGTTTGAACGCCCAGTTGAAAGGAGACCTGAAAGTCATTCAAGATCAGCAGGGATTCGGGCTGAACGGTCAAATTGATATTCCGGATGGTCGTTTTCGCGCTTATGGGCAGGATTTACAGGTACGTAAGGGAATTATTCTGTTTTCTGGTCCACCGGATCAACCTATGTTGAATATTGAAGCAATCCGTAATCCTGAATCGACAGCGAATGATGTTATTGCTGGTGTGAAAGTGATGGGGCTGGCAGATAAACCTAAGATTGAAATTTTCTCTGAGCCAGTTAAATCGCAAGAGGAAGCGTTGTCTTACCTGTTGCGCGGTGAAGGCTTAGAGAAGGGAGGGGCTGATAGCTCCCAGATGACTTCTATGTTGATTGGTTTGGGCATTGCGCAGAGCGGTCGATTGGTGGGGAAAATTGGTGAAACCTTTGGTGTCTCTGATCTGGCTCTGGATACACAGGGAATTGGTAACAAATCGCAGGTTGTTGTGAGTGGCAAGATTACCAACAACTTACAGGTAAAATATGGTGTTGGCATTTTTGACTCTCTGGCAACCCTGACGTTACGTTATCGTGTGATGCCGAGATTGTATCTGGAAGCGGTATCTGGTATTGATCAGGCTTTAGATCTGCTCTATGAGTTTGAGTTTTAA
- a CDS encoding gamma-glutamylcyclotransferase family protein has translation MRVIVYGSLRRKQGNHHWMTYAQLLGEHRLEGYEIYDLGHYPAVIRGEGTIECEVYRITSSILTELDDLKKNTQEYQRELVKTPYGSAWIYLYMLSVEGVPRIESGDWLKRHEER, from the coding sequence ATGCGAGTTATTGTTTATGGCAGCCTGAGGCGCAAACAAGGTAATCACCACTGGATGACCTATGCTCAACTTTTGGGGGAGCATAGGTTGGAAGGTTATGAAATTTATGATCTGGGGCATTATCCAGCGGTGATCCGTGGCGAAGGAACAATTGAATGTGAGGTTTATCGCATTACGTCATCCATTTTGACTGAACTGGATGATTTGAAAAAGAATACTCAGGAATATCAAAGGGAATTGGTCAAAACCCCTTATGGCAGTGCATGGATCTATTTATACATGTTATCTGTTGAGGGAGTGCCTCGAATAGAAAGCGGTGACTGGCTGAAGCGTCACGAAGAGAGATAA